From the genome of Eptesicus fuscus isolate TK198812 chromosome 24, DD_ASM_mEF_20220401, whole genome shotgun sequence, one region includes:
- the BECN2 gene encoding beclin-2: MASICFICHFCRRPLKLTQSSETSGLDLSQEPAASNFPSARGDPGDTREGGSASSVEPDLEELQGSDSSWAIPGDGELSGDGPNTFTLLGKLASGRTLSSIQRAATGLCDILSGEGLDHPLCEDCTDSFLEQLDSQLSISECDSQTYQRCLETRDGSGEDARETLQRELEVLELEEARLAQELEEVEENRDRAAVAWQAARAETETLEQQERQCHRDLGELQWQQLELRDELWSLEHRLRHAQTQLAWLKRTNAFKAAFEIGCDGPIAIINSFRLGCTPTVPVSWGEINSAWGQAALLLVGLAHTVGLQFQRYQLIPRGDHSYLQALTEDPVDLPLFCTGGKSSLVDSKFDQAMAAFLDCMQQFNEEAKKGEPSLFMPYRIHVAQGLMEDTGSREFHSIRTHLNREERWTKALKLMLTNFKWSLDWVSLRYRHH, encoded by the coding sequence ATGGCCTCCATCTGCTTCATCTGCCATTTCTGCCGCCGGCCCCTGAAGCTGACTCAGTCCTCGGAGACCTCGGGCCTCGACCTCAGCCAAGAACCTGCAGCTTCGAACTTCCCCTCGGCTCGGGGGGACCCCGGAGACACTCGGGAGGGAGGCTCTGCCTCCAGCGTGGAGCCGGACCTTGAAGAGCTGCAGGGCAGTGACTCCAGCTGGGCCATCCCTGGTGATGGCGAGCTGTCAGGGGACGGCCCCAACACCTTCACCCTGCTCGGGAAGCTGGCCTCTGGGAGGACCCTCAGCAGCATCCAGAGGGCCGCGACGGGCCTCTGTGACATCCTGTCCGGTGAAGGGCTGGACCACCCGCTGTGCGAGGACTGTACTGACAGTTTCTTGGAGCAGCTGGACAGCCAGCTCAGCATCTCGGAGTGTGACAGTCAGACCTACCAACGCTGCTTGGAGACCAGGGATGGATCAGGTGAGGACGCGAGGGAGACCCTGCAGCGGGAGCTGGAGGTCCTGGAGCTGGAGGAAGCGAGGCtggcccaggagctggaggaggtggaggagaaccGGGACAGGGCAGCGGTGGCCTGGCAGGCAGCCCGGGCAGAGACGGAGACGCTGGAGCAGCAGGAAAGGCAGTGCCACAGGGACCTCGGTGAACTGCAGTGGCAACAGCTGGAACTGCGGGACGAGCTGTGGAGCCTGGAGCACCGGCTGCGGCAcgcccagacccagctggcctggctgaaGAGAACCAATGCCTTCAAGGCCGCGTTTGAGATCGGCTGCGACGGCCCCATTGCCATCATCAACAGCTTCAGGCTCGGCTGCACCCCCACCGTCCCTGTGAGCTGGGGGGAGATCAACTCAGCCTGGGGGCAGGCGGCCTTGCTGCTCGTGGGCCTGGCTCACACAGTGGGTCTGCAGTTTCAGAGGTACCAGCTCATCCCCCGCGGAGACCACTCCTACCTGCAGGCACTGACCGAGGACCCCGTGGACCTGCCCTTGTTCTGCACCGGCGGGAAGAGCTCCCTCGTGGACAGCAAGTTTGACCAGGCCATGGCGGCCTTCCTGGACTGCATGCAGCAGTTCAATGAGGAGGCCAAGAAGGGCGAGCCGAGTCTCTTTATGCCCTACAGGATCCACGTGGCGCAGGGCCTGATGGAGGACACAGGATCCCGTGAATTCCACTCCATCAGAACCCACCTGAACAGGGAGGAGCGGTGGACAAAGGCCCTCAAGCTCATGCTTACAAATTTTAAGTGGAGTCTGGACTGGGTCTCCTTAAGGTATCGTCACCATTAA